Part of the Camelus bactrianus isolate YW-2024 breed Bactrian camel chromosome 6, ASM4877302v1, whole genome shotgun sequence genome, AGACTAACCCCCGGTTTCCCCCTCAAATCAGCAATAAATCTTTGGATAAGTATTATGAAGCAAATATGTTCAAAATGACTAAATACACATAGCAAAtgacaaggagaaaatattactattataaaagaaaagcagATGACTTATTGTGGGAAAAGGAgcagaaataatttttcatattacTCCTGCTAAATGCAGTTGTAACAATGGACATATCTATAAAACAAACACTATAACATTCTGCGAGTTGCTGAGAAGAAGACAGACTGGATAGGGATGCAAAAAAACATGACCGAAGAAGCTAACAGCTCAGAGACACTAATGAGAGCAGAGACATAAGGGAAGTCTACATGGTGCCTTAGGGCAGAGGGAAAGTACCAAAGGACGGTCAGTACCAAAGGAAGGTCGATCCTGAAAGGAGTTTAGACTCGAAGGAGAAGGTGTGGTTCACCTCACTGGTTAGTAAATATATTCATGAACTGGACTGGAGCTGGTCTCAAACTGCTGGCAAGCAATAGGCCACCCATTTGCAGATGGGGGACTGGGTCATCAGCAACTGGTGGGGTCTGCGTGTAATGGTAGTCTAGGTGCTGGCATGGGCAGGGACCCTACAGAGTAAAGGTCCAGGGTTCCTCTGTGGAGAGCACTGTGGAAAGGTTATCACTAGACTGTGACTGCAAGGCAGCACAGGGACTGTGTTTTGGTTCATGTCTGGGGCAGGCTCCTTAGGAGGTCCTAATACCCACACATTGATCTGAGCCCAGACCCCAACCACTGGAGCTCCTGTTCCCCTGGCTGTGTGCCTCTGGTTCCCTCCTCTAGAAGGGTTAACACCACATTAAAGGAGAAATACTTAAAGGAATTCCATTACTTATCACAGAGCATGTAATGAAGGGTACATTCAGAGCTGAGAAGCAATAAATACATAACTGAAACTAGATGCAAACTTGTTACACACCTAGTttttactggattttttttttggataatttgGAAATATGTAGTAATGTTGATGACCCATATTCTTTATGACTTACTAATTACTTGATTAGGAATACATCCTAGAGAACCTCTAGCATATTTATTCACATAAATGTTCTAATTTGTTTGTAAAGCAAGCATTGGAAACAACCATTGCTTCATGAAAAATGGACACATAAGCAATGTGTATGTATTCATACAGTGGAAAAACTACAGCATAAAAATGAACTAAAACTATGTGTATCACTACTGATAATTCCCAAATTACTGAGTGAAAAATAGCATCACAGAAGAATTATATAAGCATGTGAATTTAGGCTGCATATTTCTTTGTGGATACATCTCTATGTagcaaaactgtttttaaaaatcatggaaatGTTAAATACCAAACTCAGAATAAGGGTTAACTGTGGAAAATTGGTTTGTGCTATTACATAACATGCTTCAACTAGTAATTATAGAAGAGTAacgaaattttttttccctctatccATTTTAGGTTTATTGGCTGGGGCCCTGTAAATTAAACTAACCAgcctaagagaaaaacaaacagaagtttgttAACATGTGACCACTCCTACACCTGGGAGCACTCAGAGATGAGTAACTCAAAGGGCTGGTTAGAACTTGGGCTTATATAGCATCTTAACAAAACAACACGGTTTTGGAGACGTGACAAGACAAAGGAAAGGGACTTTGAGTTTTCAGAGCAGCAAGCTGTGGGGAGGTGAATAAATGGGGGAAGCACTGGAAGACAAAGGCTAGTTAGCAATGTTTGTTATGTAAATTCTTAGGTTTACATCCCTGAGCTGATAGGGACCTAGAGTTGTCCCCTCTGATTAATTTCCGTCCTTCCTGGTAGAAAGGAGAGGGGCATCACTCATACAAATTTACCTTCTGCTTTTAGGCAAATGGAGGGCAGAGAGCTTTTCTCCTGTCTGCTTCTCAATTGTCTTGAGATCAAAATGATCCTTATGCCAAAATGGCatttgggtggggtggggttgcaTATTCTACTGCCTTTCACAGTGTTttattactaataaaaataaaggaaatatggcaAAACATTAACATTTGGCCAAATTGAACGTTGTATACAAAATGTTCATTTAATAGTTCTCTTTATTTTCAGTGTactagaaatgttaaaaataattttacagaagggtaaactgaggctcagagttaaGTAATTTATCCAGTAACATAATCTTAGTTATTAATACAGTGGAGAACAAGAACCCACATCCTCTAAGTTCTTATTAGTCCCCCTTTCCTCTATATTACCACATGGTCAGGAAGCAAGGAGACAGCGTGTCCTTTCATTTCCAAGTCAAAGCATTCTCatttaggaaaaagaatgtaCTTTTCCCCATATTCTCCCTAGAGTAGCAGGTTCCATTATGTAAAAGTCACATAAGATATTTCACTCCACATACTGCCCCAGGGCTGAGTggctctccctttttctcttatGACACTATGGTCCTCATTGTAATTGTCAACACTGGGGGATGCTATTTACGTTGTTCCAATGGGATACGTAGTGGGAGGTATTAATAATCCCCATTGGAAGAGAAACCTCGGCTCTCTATTACTAAATCTTCAAAGCATCAATAGGTCACTTAGATAAATCCAAGCACTACTCCAATCTGACAAAAGAAAAAGGCATCTCTAGTATCGCTAGGTGGAAAAGATTAATCCCACAGCagaaaaactgatgaaattcAATTTACATCTCTGATATGCTTTATATCAGGTAGGTATATCTGACTAAGACATACATTAAAAATAGATTGTGTCCAGTTATGCATTACATTACTACACTATGCCTTGGAGAGGGTCcacgaatgggagaaaaatgtATTAGAAGTAAAAGAAAGTGAGTCACGATGAGAATGGTCAGGTGTTCTAGCAGGTTTGGGAGAATTTGTGAGAAATTATGTAAGAAGGTGAAGTGTTCTTGGGGAGATTATGACAAACACTGATTGTACTTGTAAAAAACCATGATGCCACTCTTACCTTTCACCTAAAGGAATTaaataaacatgtaaatcaaGGCTATGTTTCTTTGTGGAAATGTGCCTATGaggaaaaactattttaaaaaatcatggaaATGTTAAATACCAAACTCAGGTTATAGGTTTATAGTTGTATTATCTTTGCACcaatgatttatttcacttacccTGTACTTGAAGTGGATCAGACAGGATTTACTTAATTCTACAGAAAAAGACGGgaagtttcttcttttctaagagtctcattatttttatcactttttaaaaatttggtaaaCAAACTATGGTTTATTTCTAATACAACAAATAAATATGCTGTAATTCAGGGTTATTTTATTCCCTTTGCATTTGCTGGTTTGATTATGGGCGCTGGTTTTAATGACTCAAGTATGAGCTTGTGTTACTAATGAGATGACATATTTTTGTTCCACATAGAGATGAAGTTTATATAGGTGTTTTATGGTTTGCAGGCCATTCAGTGGGAAGGCCTCTGTGCACAGGAAAACTAGAAGGTAGAAATGTTGAGTAAAATGTTGAGATGGAATATATCTCAATTAGCACTAAAGTACATTTATAGAGAATATATTCCATGTAAGTACCTATACTAAGTCCTATGAGCAGTCCACAAGgagcacacacacaaattcaaGAGTCTCTCCATGTGGCAGGGAAATGGTATGTGCGCAACGCTTACCCTGGAGGAGCACATAATGTAAGTGCAAGCCAAGTGCTGCAACACCGTTAGGAAAGACACTTCAGCATAAGCTCTGTGAAGGCTTTTGGTGATGACATTTGTATTGGAATAGATCATCTATCTGTGAAGGACACGAGAAAATGAATAGGCAGAGTGGACCAGCTTATTAAAAGTTTTAAGGGTCTGTTTTGGCTAGAGAATAGCATAGGTAAAACCAGACCAGACCACCATATACACCTGTCATGCTGaagaccttttatttttaaaggagcaaTGAGATGTTATAAGTGGGGAGAGTGAGGTCTAGAAAAAAAGTCAAGTTTACAACCTGGAAGAATAATGGTGACAGTTACACAATGGAAAATCTTTAAAGGGAGAAAGAACTAAATTGAGGAGAAAAAGTGTGAGCTGAGGTGTGAGATGGCTGTGAATAGTCACATCCATAAAACTGTCAGAAACCTGGTTGGGAAACCGGAGTGTGGTGAGAAACGGTGCTGCAAAATCAGAAGTCATCACACAGCAGGGATTGTTGATGCTGTGGAGTTGAATGGAGTACCCAAGGGAGAAGGGGAAcaaggagcagagagaaagagaggctgAGAAGGATGCGGagtaagagacagaaaggagTACCAGATGCCCAGCCGGGAAGGGGCAAATTGGAGACCCAAAGGCTAGTTCCTTAAGGGAAATCCACACTGGAAGGCGCAGTGTGTGGATGAAGAAAGCTAATATTaaaaattctgagagaaaaaacAGAGACTCTTTCACTTAAGAGTGTAACAAAATTAGCTTTTATGACCAGACTTTGAggacatttgttttaaaaaagtttcgCTGACTGTGGAAGCAAAAGGCATAGCTGTGTTAAGGGTTgaacaggggaaaaagaattggAAGGAAACATGGATATCCTTTAAGAAATTTCTTATTGAAAACAAGAGGAGAAATTaagtaaaaaacaacaaaagagagTAGAAGAATTTAGGAgagttctttttgttgtttgtttgtttttgcttatttCCTGGAAGAGTCCGATTGAGCATGTTGTCGGTCCATGAAaatgttgagagagagagactgaaaatgCAAGCTAAAGATGGCTCAACTCAGTGGTTCACAACTAGAGTGATTTTGCATCCTCTTACCCCCACTCAGCATTTGGCAATGCCTAGATACATTTTTTATTGTCATAACTCCGGGGGAAAGTGCTACTGGCACCCAGTGGGAAAGGCCAGGGATGCCACCCAACATCCTACAGTGCGCAGGACGGTCCTCCACAACAGAGAGTTCACCCCAAATGCCAGTAGTGCCAGAGTTGAGATGCCCGGCTCAGCTGAAGAGCCAATGTCTCACAGTAGGTGGAAAGATCAGAATCAAGAGCATATGTTGAGGGACTTTCCAATTGCTGTTGAGTGAAAATGGTAGGGGTTTCACATTACTGAATTCTAAACAATGTAAAATAATATCAGAGAGCACTAGCCTGAGAGTGAAAGGTTTGAGTTCAAAATTTAGGTCACTTATTGTCCAGGTGTGTAACTCTAGGGAAGTTACTTATCGTCTCTGTGATTCTGATTTCTTattgaaaaatgaatttaataagTGTGTTTACCATGTAGTATTATGGGAAGACTCAATTGTATCCATAAGATGCTTAGGACAGTGCCTAGAACTTTGCTGGTACTAAgagtttaatattatttttattgtatgatTTCAAATCCACACTAAGATTTTGCAACTCTTACTAGCTGTCTAAATGTCAGATGATTACTAAGTCTGTTTGATCTTTAAATTTCTCCTCTGCAGCCTAGAAATATTATTTAGACATTCTCATAAGCTCCTTCCTACTTTCCAGATATATTATTCTGGTCTCCAAATTTTTTTATTCACATGATATTTGAGATCTCAGAATCCTTTCTGTTAAAAGTGTTCTTGGTTCCTCAGTCTGATCCCTTCCTATTTCCCCTCCTTCAGGATCGTTTCAGAGCAAGCCTGCAGCCTGGATCCATGGATAAGGTCAATTCTTCGGTGGTGTCTGAGTTTGTACTGCTGGGACTCTCTAGTTCTCAGGAActccagcttttctttttcattttcttctctgtgttgtATGTGGTCATTGTGCTGGGAAACCTTCTCATTATCCTCATGGTGACTTCTGACAACAGCCTGCACTCCCCCATGTACTTCCTCTTGGGAAACCTTTCCTTTGTGGACATCTGCCAGGCTTCCTTTGCTACCCCGAAGATGATTGCTGATTTTCTGAGTGAACCCAAGACCATATCCTTCAGTGGCTGCATAGCCCAGATTTTCTTCATTCACCTATTCACTGGCGGGGAGATGGTGCTACTTGTCTCCATGGCCTATGACAGATACTAGCCATATGCAAACCCCTACATTACGTCGTCATCATGAGCTGAAGGACATGCACTCTCCTGGTAATGATCTCCTGGGCTGTGGGCTTGGTGCACACATTAAGCCAGTTATCATTTACCATGAACCTACCTTTTTGTGGACCCAATGAAGTAGACAGCTTTTTTTGTGACCTTCCTCGAGTGACTAAACTTGCCTGCTTGGACTCTTATATCATTGAAATACTAATTGTGGTCAATAGTGGAATCCTTTCCCTAAGCACTTTCTCCCTCCTGGTCAGCTCCTACATCATTATTCTTGTTACCGTCTGGTTTAAGTCTTCTGCTGCAATGGCCAAGGCGTTTTCTACACTGGCTGCCCATATCACCGTAGTAATGTTATTCTTTGGACCTTGCATATTCATCTACATGTGGCCCTTTACCATCTATCCTGTGGATAAAGTTCTTGCCATATTTTACACCATTTTCACTCCTATCCTAAACCCCATTAtttacacactgagaaacagagatatGAAGGCTGCCATGAGGAAAATTATGACCAACTACCTGAGGCCCAAGAAAATTTCTGAAATGCCACTGGTAGTGAGGAATTCCCTTTATTAAGATAAAATTCATTCAAATTCTTCAAATCAGTAGTCTGTAAATAGTTTCAACATGTTCGTGTGGCATACCTTAACTGTGGTGAAAGTAATGGAGAAGATGATATAGAGAATATTTAATCGATATTAACAAGTCTTTTCCCAGATATCACCTAAGCAAAAGTTAAATatccaaaaatatgaaaaaatttatCATGATTACCTGTTcggaaaataaaatatggaaagacTTTATGTGAAGAGTATAGATGTATTGACTGCTTTGGCTACAGGTAAACATAAATGTGATGGAAAAAACAGAATGGGGATTCCTTCATGGGGATACATTTAGACATTTTTTTATGATTGTATGAGTTTCCCAATTTACATGCCTAAAATTCAATATAGATGAATATTATTTAATTGAATGTTTGCATTTTTCCAACTAGGGGATAGCCACTCCACTAATTTAAGTGCACAGGCTTAAGTGGAAATTCTTAGGTAATGAGATTCCTCCTCCAACATCAATTATTATGGGACTATCTCATATTATTTTCCAATAACTCGTGGTGCTTTAAAATATGGAAGTATATGTAATTGGAAGATTGCTTTTCAAGTATTTAGTGGGCTTTCTCTGATCAGTTAAGATAATTTCAGTTTCCTTTGAAATGAAATGATGAGCTGTAGAAAAGAGAAGAATCTTTAAAGTTGATCAATTCAGTCTTAGTCTGTGGTGTGAGAAGCTGTGCTGCACTCTTTGCATCTGGACCCAATATGAAGTTTTTAGTGATAAGGGTCAATGTTAAACACACATCCCAGTTGGCAACCAGGCCTCTGCTGCTGAATCTCCACCCTGGATTCTAGGGACTATTAGGGGAGTTATAAATGTTGATTAGAGTTTCTAAGCTTATTTTCCCAAATCTCTTAATTCATAAAAGGCAAACAGACTTTTAtgctaaaaatgaaaactctagtTTTGCACTTTGTTGTTTGCCTTCTTATCTTCCCATTCCCAGCTAATCTTTTCTAAATCCATCCCCAGTGGTATCATCATTAAGTAAAACATGGACGAAACCATGAAAATGTCCTCTTTTCCAACCCCAATCAATTTCTGCTCTCTTCATAGCATTCTGAGACCTGACCGTTTTTGCTCTTTTCTACTCTCAATATCTACCTTCCAGTAACAGTAATTTATACTTTAGTATAAATTTAAATCCATCAATTACTGTCTTCAGGAATTTGGAcatattcatttctttctaattttagaaTACAATCTATCAGTAGCAAGAGAGGAGAGTTGGTACATTGGATCTAGAACAGGGACAGGAAGAAGAGATTGTACCAATGTCCCCTGACTTTATACCATGCAGGCCACTCCATATTCTATCCATGGAATGAAGGCTGGCTCTATGATTGTTCTTCTTGAATAAAGGGCTATGCACTGAATGGTTTTCTTCTATTCAGTCTACAGTTCTAAAGCATTATGGAGGTAGGATTCATTAAAAAGCTTATTAATGTCACCCTTTTTTCAGTGCTAGGCAAATTAATTGCTCTAATTTGAGATTAAGCCTACTTTCTACGTTTTATAAAAAGGTTACATTAAATCTAGTAAACAATGAGAATCAATGTactaaaaaattcagaaaatacgTAACCTGGTTAACTGCACTAGTTATTAGCTACTCAGGTGCTCATAATATCTATGGGTGTCTCCTTGATTCAGAGATACTTTTGAAAATTTGATTAATATCATTGCTCTTCTTCTCCTCAAATAGCATAAACATAAGATTGCATGTGTAGtgtatttattactttaaaaaatgattttatttataaaactgtaatatatacatagtttaaaaattatcCCCTttttatgtttaggatttatatataaaactaataaaattttgctaaaataatctaaataaaactTGTGCAAGTAATTTAAATCTTGGTCAGTTGTACATTTTAATGTAAAGGCAGCTGATTTTCAGTTTGAGTAAGATGACTTTGTAAGATGATATCTCTGACATTGAAATCTATATGCCACCCATGATATTGAATTACTTGCATTTTTATCTTAATGGACTCCCTGAAATAAAATGATAAGTATTAAGCAATGGAGTCTGAACTCTCACAGCTAATTCACACAAGAGTTTGTGTCAAAGGACTCCAAATATTTCCAGACTGTTTGAATCTTTCACATGGCTTCCCTTACAttgtttgcaaatggaaagaggGAGTATCTTGGCAAGTTCTCTTTCAAGAAAAGATAAAGTGCTATCTATATCTCAACTAAGTATTTCTAAAGAAGGGAAAGCCAGCAAGTTTTCTTGTAGcagagaaaaacacattttattttaattctttatattaTCTCTTTATAAGCCGGACATTCAAGATCCCACATTTAAATGTTGATGGAGTCGACAATTTTCTTAGCAGTAGATACAATTTCAGAGCTGAAATAAGAAATTCAAAGCAACGTATGACAAGAGAAAGAGCAATGGTCACAGTAATGTGTGCCATTTCCTTTCATCAACAAGTTAACAAGAGCAGATAGGTTGAAGAAAACTCCAAGGactctatttaataaaaagtatCATATTTTCCTTTGCATATTTCTTGACATCAAATTCATCTGCATTGGCCTGCTTTGTCATACTGGAACTGAACTTTAAACCTTTTTTCTTTGTCATGACAAGATGCTGGATGAACACAACAGAAGAAAGGGACTTCTCTCCTTCTTCCAGTGGGTTTAGCTTATTTTTCCTACAGTACAGCTGCCAATGGCCTATGTTCAGGCAACCCAGTGGCTCTCCCCCTCCAGCAAGTTCTGTTGCCAGTCTGAGCCTTAAATTCCCTGCTCCCTATTTTCAGCCTTCCATCTGTGGACCAGCTTCGGCCCCAGGACTCCTCATCTGTGGGGCCACATTATATCTTCTCCAAAGAGTTCTGAAACTCACCTGGGGGAAGTGATCCCCCTTCCAAGTTTATTTCTTCCCTGGATCCTCTCTCTCAGCCCTCAggtattcttttatcttttatccCCTCAGTATCTAATTCCCATTACCAGTTACTAaggttttatattaaaaacactcTGTTCAAATTACCAGTGTGGTTTTGTTCCCTGAGTAGATTCTGACAGATATAGAAACTTTTAAGCATTTCGAAGATATTGAAAACCCAGAAATGTCCCTAAGAGGCATAATATATGATACACATAATGAGGAAAATCAGGATCTGCCTGGACCAAAAGCTGTCAGCAGTGTCATCTGTTTATACTGAAGTGAGACTCATCTATGACACACTTCAAAATAGAAGAAATTGCAGCATTTGTGAAGTAGATGATATCATTTGTCAACTCACtattttaaacttctttctcTGTTCACAGTGTGATAGTTTCCATAGCTTAAcctaaagtttgttttttgtttattttttccaaatcatTCATGCCTTTTTTTGAAATGTGGTAAGAAACCTTGCAGAGTGCTCTGTAATGAGGGAAACTGAAAATTCACTGTATGTAACATTTAATTCTTAAAGTGTGTATAAAAACTTTGATCACCAGCTTGTTTTTTTGCTATAAGATCCACAATGAGTAGCTTTCAATTGGAAAAGATCAGTCTGCTTCTTTACCCGCTGCTAAGACCCTTACCAAACCGCAAGCAGCACCGTTGTTATTACAACCGTGTGTCATACATTCagtgataaaaacaaacaaaaataaagccaaaagttCATAGACGTATTTAAGTTAGAATTGAGACATTTTGCACAAAAGAACCTCatgttatattttgtttaaaataaaatacatcttaataattaattattaatataattaagaaataaaat contains:
- the LOC105079725 gene encoding LOW QUALITY PROTEIN: olfactory receptor 4K5-like (The sequence of the model RefSeq protein was modified relative to this genomic sequence to represent the inferred CDS: inserted 1 base in 1 codon; substituted 1 base at 1 genomic stop codon), which gives rise to MDKVNSSVVSEFVLLGLSSSQELQLFFFIFFSVLYVVIVLGNLLIILMVTSDNSLHSPMYFLLGNLSFVDICQASFATPKMIADFLSEPKTISFSGCIAQIFFIHLFTGGEMVLLVSMAYDRYXAICKPLHYVVIMSXRTCTLLVMISWAVGLVHTLSQLSFTMNLPFCGPNEVDSFFCDLPRVTKLACLDSYIIEILIVVNSGILSLSTFSLLVSSYIIILVTVWFKSSAAMAKAFSTLAAHITVVMLFFGPCIFIYMWPFTIYPVDKVLAIFYTIFTPILNPIIYTLRNRDMKAAMRKIMTNYLRPKKISEMPLVVRNSLY